In Schizosaccharomyces osmophilus chromosome 2, complete sequence, the following proteins share a genomic window:
- the bzz1 gene encoding F-BAR domain protein Bzz1: protein MELNSYKFSSELHDDFKIVDSWVHNGSKWIDDIQQYYKERSSIEREYSQKLSSLSRKFVEKKNKKSSLLSVGDNPTKSAGSLECASLTTWSKILDELVQSSKIHQKLADDFVLETNEQAKRLEANVDNLKKSYDHLYEKFLEQKESLLTMVKRAKSSYHEACESLESARQKRDKHNDEKTGKLFKNSQNDMLVKKNMYILRILVYNAHMQRYYQETLPNLLDHMQRLNEYRVKNLNDTWKAGITCEKSCYKSLSEEADALNSEIDKNEPSLDSVMFGQHNVKSWNEPSPLVFEPSPIWHDTNTLVVDGASRNFLRNNLVNSKSEIEKAEEELQNLSKRLEGSRIDDTTTLEQSYESKIAAVELESKEILIKNRVHDLNVRVNKITQDAGNIEDGMNFHTFKVASFKIPVKCFHCHSKVWGRGLSCEGCGYKCHPRCQLYVPANCGQSSAEDDHDETLSSTGDFGSNQREGSLLSSNLYDTYEDDYTNSVGSRNAYAPSLHQTPLSNNYEAEGTQRTEDGEEKVNGTLLYDFTGTQKGVLSASQGQTFTLLKPDNGSGWISVKIDDSVGVLPTSYVELGTDTVHSTNGTIEAADEQYVQAVFGYEAQSEMEISIHEGDVIRVTQRDAGNGWSEGTLHGITGQFPANYVEDI, encoded by the exons ATGGAACTCAATTCCTATAAGTTTAGCTCTGAGTTGCAC GATGACTTTAAAATTGTTGATAGCTGG GTACATAACGGATCGAAATGGATAGACGACATTCAACAATAttacaaagaaaggagCTCTATTG AGAGAGAATATTCTCAGAAGCTTTCCAGTCTTTCAAGAAAGTTTGtcgaaaaaaagaacaaaaagtcATCACTTCTTTCCGTTGGTGATAACCCTACGAAATCTGCTGGTTCTTTAGAATG CGCTTCTCTGACAACATGGTCGAAAATATTGGATGAACTTGTGCAATCCTCgaaaattcatcaaaaactCGCGGATGACtttgttttggaaactAATGAACAAGCAAAGCGATTGGAAGCAAATGTTGACAATTTAAAGAAGTCTTATGACCACCTttatgaaaagtttttggaGCAGAAAGAATCCTTGTTGACCATGGTTAAGAGAGCGAAATCAAGTTACCATGAAGCTTGCGAGAGTTTGGAGTCGGCAAGGCAAAAAAGAGACAAGCACAACGATGAGAAAACTGggaaacttttcaaaaattcgcAAAACGATATGCTAGTTAAGAAGAATATGTATATTCTTCGTATCCTTGTCTACAACGCACATATGCAGCGCTATTATCAGGAAACACTACCAAATCTTTTAGACCATATGCAAAGATTGAATGAGTACAGAGTGAAAAATCTGAATGATACTTGGAAAGCTGGAATCACATGTGAAAAAAGCTGTTACAAATCTTTAAGCGAAGAAGCAGATGCACTCAACTCGGAAATTGACAAAAATGAACCTTCTTTGGATTCTGTAATGTTTGGTCAGCACAATGTTAAGTCTTGGAATGAGCCTTCGCCTTTGGTGTTCGAGCCTAGCCCAATTTGGCATGACACCAATACATTAGTTGTAGACGGCGCGAGTAGAAATTTTCTTCGAAACAATTTGGTGAACTCCAAATCGGAAATAGAAAAggcagaagaagaattacaAAACTTATCAAAGCGGTTGGAAGGGTCGCGAATTGATGATACGACGACACTTGAGCAGTCTTATGAATCGAAAATAGCTGCTGTCGAACTAGAGAGCAAGGagatattaataaaaaacagAGTCCACGACCTCAATGTGCGTGTTAACAAAATAACCCAGGATGCCGGAAATATTGAAGATGGAATGAACTTTCACACATTCAAGGTTGCTAGCTTTAAGATACCTGTCAAGTGTTTCCACTGCCATTCTAAAGTTTGGGGCCGCGGTTTGTCCTGCGAGG GTTGCGGATACAAATGTCATCCACGATGCCAACTATACGTTCCAGCCAATTGTGGTCAAAGTTCTGCCGAAGATGATCACGACGAAACACTGTCAAGCACAGGGGATTTTGGCAGTAATCAACGAGAAGGATCATTACTTTCATCCAATCTTTACGACACATATGAGGACGACTATACGAACAGCGTTGGTTCTCGCAATGCATATGCACCTTCTTTACACCAAACACCTTTGTCAAATAATTATGAAGCCGAAGGTACTCAACGTACAGAAGACGGAGAAGAGAAGGTGAATGGTACATTACTTTACGATTTCACTGGAACCCAAAAAGGTGTTTTGAGTGCTTCCCAAGGCCAAACATTCACTCTTTTAAAGCCAGACA ATGGAAGTGGTTGGATTTCTGTGAAAATTGACGATTCAGTTGGTGTACTCCCAACTTCTTATGTTGAATTGGGTACAGACACAGTTCATTCAACAAACGGGACTATTGAAGCGGCTGATGAACAGTATGTGCAAGCTGTATTTGGCTACGAAGCTCAAAGTGAAATGGAGATAAGTATTCATGAGGGAGACGTGATCCGTGTCACTCAGCGCGACGCAGGGAATGGATGGTCTGAAGGCACCTTACATGGTATTACCGGTCAATTTCCAGCAAA CTATGTTGAGGATATCTAG
- the dbp5 gene encoding cytoplasmic ATP-dependent RNA helicase Dbp5 yields the protein MSTVGQEKKTDWASIDSDEEVERISENINKLQTSDNGSKEKPTADLSNRLGPKVGEEPEKQGETKETKDEKKDEKESATKTEEEKEKIQAEEETNLIQNKNEVRVKLADLQADPNSPLYSVKSFEELNLKPELLKGVYSMKFQKPSKIQEKALPLLLADPPRNMIGQSQSGTGKTAAFALTMLSRVDTTVAKPQAICLAPSRELARQIMDVVEEMGKYTGVQTAFAIKDAVPKGQVINAQIVIGTPGTVMDLAKRRQLDLKQIRAFVLDEADNMLDQQGLADQSMRVKRLLPKNTQVVLFSATFSDQVGEFAKHFAPNADEIRLKTEELSVDGIRQLYMDCQSEQHKYEVLVELYGLLTIGQSIIFCRKKDTAEEIARRMVQDGHTVSCLTGNLDGAQRDHIMDSFRAGTSKVLITTNVIARGIDVLQVNMVVNYDMPLDSAGKPDPQTYLHRIGRTGRFGRVGVSINFVHDEKSWREMKAIEDYFGRAITRVPTDDYEELEKVVKNALKM from the coding sequence ATGTCGACAGTGggacaagaaaaaaagactGATTGGGCAAGCATCGAttctgatgaagaagtcGAACGTATCAGTgaaaatattaataaacTTCAAACTTCAGATAATGGATCTAAAGAAAAGCCCACAGCAGATCTAAGCAATCGTCTTGGTCCTAAGGTGGGCGAGGAGCCCGAAAAACAAggtgaaacaaaagaaactaaggacgaaaagaaagacgaaaagGAGAGTGCTACTAAaactgaagaagagaaggaaaaaatacaagctgaagaagaaaccaacttaattcaaaacaagaatgaGGTACGTGTAAAGCTTGCTGACTTGCAAGCCGACCCTAATTCCCCTCTTTATTCCGTTAAAAGTTTTGAGgaattgaatttgaagcCTGAATTATTGAAAGGCGTTTATTCTATGAAGTTTCAAAAGCCATCgaaaatccaagaaaaagcacTGCCCCTCTTGCTTGCTGATCCTCCTCGTAACATGATCGGTCAATCCCAATCTGGTACCGGTAAGACGGCTGCATTTGCTTTAACCATGCTTTCACGCGTCGATACCACAGTTGCCAAACCTCAAGCTATCTGTTTGGCCCCTTCACGAGAGCTAGCTCGTCAAATTATGGATGTTGTAGAAGAAATGGGAAAGTATACTGGAGTACAAACTGCTTTTGCTATTAAAGATGCTGTTCCCAAAGGTCAAGTTATAAACGCTCAAATAGTCATAGGTACCCCTGGTACAGTCATGGATTTAGCCAAGAGAAGACAACTGGATCTCAAGCAAATTCGCGCTTTTGTATTGGATGAAGCCGATAACATGTTGGATCAACAAGGTTTGGCTGACCAGTCAATGCGAGTTAAGCGTTTATTGCCCAAAAATACTCAAGTAGTCTTATTTAGTGCTACCTTTTCGGACCAAGTAGGAGAATTTGCCAAGCATTTCGCTCCTAATGCGGACGAAATTCGTCTTAAAACCGAAGAACTTAGTGTCGATGGAATTCGGCAGTTGTATATGGATTGCCAGAGTGAACAGCACAAGTACGAAGTACTTGTAGAGCTTTATGGTCTTTTGACCATTGGCCAATCAATCATCTTTTgcagaaagaaagatacCGCTGAGGAGATTGCTCGTCGTATGGTCCAAGACGGACATActgtttcttgtttaaCTGGTAATTTGGATGGTGCGCAGCGGGATCATATTATGGATTCTTTCCGCGCTGGTACTTCTAAAGTGTTGATTACTACAAACGTTATCGCTCGTGGCATTGACGTTCTTCAAGTTAACATGGTCGTCAACTACGACATGCCCTTGGATTCCGCTGGCAAGCCCGATCCCCAAACTTACCTTCACCGTATCGGTCGTACAGGTCGATTTGGCCGCGTGGGTGTCAGTATCAATTTTGTtcatgatgaaaaaagCTGGCGAGAAATGAAGGCGATCGAGGACTATTTTGGTCGTGCCATAACACGTGTTCCTACAGATGATTATGAAGAACTTGAGAAAGTCGTTAAGAATGCGCTTAAAATGTAG
- the srm1 gene encoding spermidine synthase Srm1, producing the protein MSGQEISHPLVKDGWFREINHMWPGQAMTLQVKNILYAGKSKFQDVLVFESETYGRVLVLDGAIQCTERDEFSYQEMIAHIALNSHPNPKKVLVIGGGDGGVLREVVKHDCVEEAVLCDIDEDVLKVSREHLPEMAEGLNDPKVKIHIGDGFQFLKDYKDTFDAIITDSSDPDGPAEALFQKPYFELLSDALRDGGVITTQAECIWLHLGVIGDVLKAVKASFANVRYAYTTIPTYPSGQIGFVVASKNPVIDLSKPVRNWTPEQERKLCKYYNSNIHSAAFVLPNFAREVVEKSLSA; encoded by the coding sequence ATGTCCGGTCAAGAAATCTCTCATCCTCTCGTCAAGGACGGCTGGTTCCGCGAAATTAACCACATGTGGCCAGGCCAAGCTATGACCTTGCAGGTTAAGAATATTCTTTATGCTGGTAAATCCAAATTCCAAGATGTCTTGGTTTTTGAGAGTGAAACTTATGGTCGCGTGTTGGTTTTGGACGGTGCTATTCAATGCACAGAGCGTGACGAGTTTTCTTACCAAGAGATGATTGCTCATATAGCTCTCAATTCCCATCCCAATCCTAAAAAGGTTCTTGTCATTGGCGGCGGTGACGGCGGTGTACTTCGTGAAGTCGTCAAGCACGATTGCGTGGAAGAGGCCGTCTTGTGTGACATTGATGAGGATGTCCTTAAGGTTTCAAGAGAGCATCTCCCTGAGATGGCTGAAGGTCTTAATGATCCCAAGGTCAAGATTCACATTGGTGATGGCTTCCAATTTCTGAAAGACTATAAAGATACCTTTGATGCTATCATTACCGATTCTTCCGATCCTGATGGTCCTGCAGAAGCTCTCTTCCAAAAGCCCTACTTTGAACTCCTTTCTGATGCCCTCCGTGACGGCGGTGTTATCACTACTCAAGCTGAGTGCATCTGGCTTCACCTAGGCGTTATTGGCGATGTCTTAAAGGCAGTCAAGGCTTCTTTCGCTAATGTCCGTTATGCCTACACAACCATCCCTACTTACCCCTCTGGTCAAATCGGCTTCGTTGTTGCTTCCAAGAATCCCGTTATTGACTTGAGCAAACCTGTTCGCAACTGGACTCCAGAGCAAGAAAGGAAGCTTTGCAAGTACTACAACAGCAATATCCATTCCGCTGCTTTCGTTCTTCCCAACTTTGCTCGTGAGGTTGTTGAAAAGTCTCTCTCCGCTTAA
- the oxa101 gene encoding mitochondrial inner membrane insertase Oxa101, producing the protein MFLFGLRFFKHHQGIQTSNKNVFLKFKSLPVRKQLPQRYLQPIRGVSTSAADTAVAATATTANTVGISNSWWPYAFLQNAAYSINIYAGAPWWVSIIATTIGVRFALLPLMLKSFRTSSKLTVLQPEMKKELDSIKSAKLENDQMGLNQHSMALRALYIKHEVSPLSIFMLPLTQSVVFFSFFYAIRQMARVPVEGFKDGGIAWFQDLSVPDPYFILPMINAAFMFTGMQLNRSNTASTIGNSPNWSTFFFLCCLLSPLFTLKLPAAIFLYWIPSSIFNIVQGFILKRPAIRQKLGFAPLPPAVDKAISGKNLLRNPFKAVRDMYNGIKDALRGRYDQLKVDMEKRALATRPVNVVRPNDHYRKLKELNRKQVIEKKISNKK; encoded by the exons ATGTTCCTTTTTGGTCTACGATTTTTTAAGCATCATCAAGG AATACAGACATCTAATAAAAATGTTTTCCTGAAGTTTAAATCATTACCAGTCCGGAAACAATTGCCTCAAAGGTATTTGCAACCAATTCGAGGCGTTTCCACGTCTGCAGCAGACACAGCGGTAGCAGCTACAGCTACTACAGCTAACACGGTTGGTATAAGTAATTCCTGGTGGCCGtatgcttttcttcaaaatgcAGCTTACTCGATTAATATTTATGCCGGAGCACCTTGGTGGGTGTCTATCATTGCGACAACAATCGGTGTTCGTTTTGCCCTTTTGCCATTAATGCTAAAATCTTTTCGAACAAGCTCGAAACTTACAGTACTTCAGCCtgaaatgaagaaagaactCGATTCCATCAAATCAGCCAAGTTAGAAAATGACCAAATGGGTCTTAACCAGCACAGTATGGCTTTAAGGGCTTTGTATATTAAACATGAAGTTAGTCCATTGTCTATTTTTATGCTTCCTCTTACCCAAAGTGTTGTGTTCTTTAGCTTTTTCTATGCAATTCGTCAAATGGCTCGAGTGCCTGTGGAAGGCTTCAAGGATGGTGGTATTGCCTGGTTTCAAGATTTATCGGTACCAGACCcctatttcattttaccTATGATTAACGCAGCATTCATGTTCACAGGAATGCAACTAAATCGATCAAACACAGCATCTACTATTGGTAACTCTCCCAATTGGAGtaccttcttttttctttgctgtCTTTTAAGTCCCCTTTTTACTCTTAAACTTCCTGCT GCTATATTCTTGTACTGGATTCCCAGCAGCATTTTCAACATTGTGCAAGGcttcattttgaaaaggcCTGCCATCCGTCAGAAACTTGGATTCGCTCCTCTTCCCCCTGCAGTAGACAAAGCCATCTCTGGCAAAAATCTTTTACGAAATCCTTTCAAGGCAGTTCGTGACATGTACAACGGAATTAAAGATGCCCTTCGAGGAAGATATGATCAGCTTAAAGTTGATATGGAAAAACGAGCTCTAGCTACCAGACCTGTCAATGTCGTTCGACCGAATGATCATTATAGAaagttgaaagaattgaacCGAAAGCAGgtcattgaaaaaaagatatccaataaaaaataa
- the aip1 gene encoding actin binding WD repeat protein Aip1 produces the protein MTYLSILNLSITSNPNHSLAVTIRKKYSTMPSELRSLWAPAPSTKLSQSCKLSTDRNGERIAYATNKAIILRSISNPEESYQYNEHTAPTSVAKFSPSGFYVASGDVHGNVRVWDCVGEDKILKNNVAAISGRINDIDWDGDSQRIIAVGEGKERYGHAFTADSGNSVGEIFGHSATVNSVAMRKQRPLRAATASDDNSVNFFHGVPYRYNTSIRCHDKYVYDVRYAPNDEKFASVGADGKIFLFDGKTGEQILEFSAHKGTIFSLSWSPDSKKLVTSSADRSVKVWNADDGSLIREWSSMKEQQVGNVWPSENLIISVDVTGVLIYLNPAKDEPERFVHGHQRSITSSFFSSDSKSLYTASYDGVALVWDIESQNGSSIQGVSHSNQVMDMTRLGDKVISVGMDDTLRAVDIKANSFISESVYTTGYQPVGVCAVGDCVVLSTVSDIQVLRDMNCVSTAKTIYQPSCMAAHPSKQEFAVGGEDSCVYVHSFEKDELCEIAQLKNHTSPITSMAYSHDGKYLACGDASGKVVLYDAETRQIITSRWAFHTGRILGMSWDSNSTHLATASLDTNVHVYSVERPMKYVAVKNAHALGATQVHWLSEDEILSTGSDAAIKTWKISY, from the exons ATGACTTACCTTTCGATACTTAACCTCTCCATTACTTCTAACCCCAATCATTCACTTGCGGTAACGATTCGTAAAAAATATTCGACAATGCCTTCGGAATTGAGAAGCTTGTGGGCTCCTGCCCCTTCTACAAAGCTTTCGCAGTCATGTAAACTGTCTACGGATCGTAATGGCGAACGAATTGCTTATGCT ACAAATAAAGCGATCATACTTAGAAGTATATCCAATCCTGAAGAAAGCTATCAATATAATGAACATACTGCTCCCACTAGTGTTGCTAAATTCAGCCCATCCGGATTTTACGTAGCGTCTGGTG ATGTTCATGGAAATGTACGCGTCTGGGATTGTGTCGGTGAAGACAAAATCCTAAAAAACAACGTTGCAGCTATTAGCGGTAGAATAAACGATATTGATTGGG ATGGTGACAGTCAAAGAATCATCGCAGTTGGCGAAGGGAAAGAACG ATACGGCCATGCTTTCACAGCAGATTCAGGAAACTCAGTTGGTGAA ATTTTTGGTCACTCTGCCACTGTCAACAGCGTTGCTATGCGAAAGCAGCGCCCGCTTCGTGCTGCTACGGCCTCTGATGATAACTCCgtaaatttctttcatggAGTTCCCTATCGATACAATACCAGCATTCGCTGTCACGATAAATACGTTTATGATGTACGCTATGCCCCTAACGATGAAAAGTTTGCTTCTGTTGGCGCAGACGGAAAgatctttttatttgatgGAAAAACCGGTGagcaaattttggaatttagTGCTCACAAAGGcactattttttctttgtcgtGGTCACCGGATTCGAAGAAGCTTGTAACATCATCTGCCGACCGAAGTGTAAAAGTTTGGAATGCTGATGATGGCTCCTTGATTCGTGAATGGTCTTCTATGAAGGAGCAACAAGTCGGTAACGTCTGGCCTTCTGAAAACTTAATCATATCGGTTGATGTGACGGGCGTCTTGATTTATCTGAATCCTGCCAAGGACGAACCTGAACGATTCGTCCACGGACACCAGCGTTCTATCACAtcgtctttcttttcttcagacAGCAAATCTTTGTATACAGCTTCTTATGATGGAGTGGCTTTAGTCTGGGACATCGAATCTCAAAATGGTTCTTCCATACAAGGTGTCTCCCACAGTAACCAAGTCATGGATATGACTAGACTTGGAGATAAGGTCATCTCTGTGGGAATGGATGATACATTGCGAGCTGTAGACATCAAAGcaaattctttcatttcgGAAAGCGTATATACCACCGGTTATCAGCCAGTGGGTGTATGTGCTGTTGGCGATTGTGTTGTCTTGTCCACCGTCTCAGACATACAAGTACTTCGTGATATGAATTGTGTTTCCACGGCTAAAACAATCTATCAACCAAGCTGTATGGCAGCTCATCCGTCGAAGCAAGAATTCGCGGTTGGAGGAGAG GATTCTTGCGTGTATgttcattcttttgaaaaggacGAACTTTGCGAGATTGCTCAATTAAAAAACCATACTTCCCCGATTACTTCAATGGCTTATTCCCATGACGGGAAATACCTTGCCTGTGGTGATGCTTCTGGTAAAGTCGTTCTTTACGATGCTGAAACTCGACAAATCATCACTTCTCGCTGGGCTTTCCATACTGGCCGGATTTTGGGTATGTCTTGGGACTCTAACTCAACACATTTGGCAACCGCTTCTCTCGATACAAATGTTCATGTTTACTCGGTGGAACGTCCTATGAAGTATGTTGCCGTAAAAAATGCTCATGCTTTAGGTGCTACACAAGTTCACTGGTTGTCGGAGGATGAGATTTTGAGTACCGGAAGCGATGCAGCCATCaaaacttggaaaatttcCTATTAA
- the cyk3 gene encoding Nebulin-family actin filament anchoring protein Cyk3 has translation MSVPKQLPCMVRALYAWPGEREGDLSFENGELIECQSLGDGKWWIGRHINTNTQGIFPSNFVQVLNISTSRPNSSISRRSSLSSRISAEDSGSPLTSSGPELPAKNLRGTSPLFFQKRKDSGLSPKKEQHGSFLKTLSRPSSVFSRRSRASSVHSRESESGRSKRSGNAKDSTRTSPSPIRSAMENVLESLNAMGGKSTIRSATPVSGQMPLNTDQDFNPMFKSLPSPSAHGKVKHLQPPASSISDIKQTDSLAPETPPSLSNRGPFHRRFQSTPTPILRPISTLVPQTNASQLTNPHLDVQRPSTAQSFRKKSSGFFKKTFKKILSRSSSTKRIPFSSYPSQSSMATSTASPSSVHQRTVRPASPQTMASVKEDLRRTTTYTQSDLNKKRQETFDNLSMPVYKPLEELENTLGNVLADGEPVEFSVGMDVHRMNFGAVDKKTRFFNSPKINLDLRDFVRNYLVKGIESPLQQMRAVYIYVSEHVSYVDHSANGKSFRSARDVYLSGKGTPLEVALLVKEMLQGLDIWCEVIEGYLKSPDDIYYTRDIKVNHAWNVVTFNDEVRLLDASFASPTHPQQVLKSSVANNFYFLMKPNECLYTHVPENPDQQFIMPDLPMPIVMALPWVSSVYFDSGLRLRSYESSILHLSDYQFLQIDVEAPKEIECVAEVDNFSSPPSAPDFSKSHKHVLVQTFLEKKNLRVVRIKAMMPLNSKLAVLRIYAGRTGVASPAKTVPHPMAVSIPFAHHGKNKAFEFLSRYPIPQCPNVDLYISSPQCGILRAGVKYDFCITAYSSSETEILTTKLAIQTPTGSILRLHEEFSNDRITRSVLSSAINETGEYRALILAEKIGRWVVYATWKGV, from the exons ATGTCTGTTCCTAAGCAACTTCCCTGTATGGTTCGTGCTCTTTATGCATGGCCTGGGGAACGCGAAG GAGatttatcttttgaaaatggaGAACTAATTGAGTGCCAAAGCCTCGGTGATGGAAAATGGTGGATCGGAAGGCACATTAATACAAATACCCAAGGAATTTTTCCCAGCAACTTTGTGCAAGTCCTTAATATATCCACATCAAGACCCAATAGCTCTATCTCAAGGCGAAGTAGCTTAAGCTCTCGTATATCAGCAGAAGATTCGGGATCTCCTCTTACTTCTTCTGGACCTGAACTTCCGGCCAAGAATTTGAGAGGGACTAGTCcgcttttttttcaaaagcgAAAAGATAGTGGCTTAAGTccaaaaaaagagcaacatggctcttttttaaagacgTTGTCCCGACCATCATCTGTATTCTCTAGAAGAAGCCGAGCCAGCTCGGTACACAGTCGCGAATCGGAATCTGGTCGATCAAAACGGTCCGGAAATGCAAAAGATAGTACTCGAACAAGTCCTTCCCCTATTCGGAGTGCCATGGAAAATGTACTCGAGTCACTTAATGCAATGGGAGGTAAAAGCACAATCCGCTCGGCAACCCCTGTATCCGGGCAAATGCCTTTAAACACTGATCAAGATTTCAATCCAATGTTCAAGTCATTGCCGTCACCATCAGCACATGGAAAGGTAAAGCATTTACAACCCCCAGCCTCTTCCATTTCCgatataaaacaaacagaCAGTTTGGCGCCTGAAACACCACCATCATTAAGTAACCGTGGTCCTTTTCATCGCAGATTTCAGAGTACTCCGACGCCGATTTTGAGACCCATCTCCACACTGGTCCCTCAAACGAATGCTTCCCAACTTACGAATCCTCACTTGGATGTACAGCGGCCTTCTACCGCTCAATCGTTCCGCAAGAAAAGTTCCGGATTCTTTAAGAAAACGTTTAAAAAGATCCTAAGCCGAAGCTCATCTACTAAACGGATTCCATTTAGCTCTTATCCATCCCAGTCCAGCATGGCCACTTCGACCGCCTCACCATCATCTGTTCACCAGAGAACTGTTCGTCCAGCATCTCCGCAAACGATGGCTTCCGTCAAGGAAGATTTACGCCGAACAACAACTTATACACAGTCGGATCTCAACAAAAAACGACAGGAGACTTTCGATAATCTTTCTATGCCTGTTTATAAGCCACTGGAAGAGCTTGAGAACACTCTTGGAAACGTATTGGCTGACGGTGAGCCCGTAGAATTTTCAGTTGGCATGGATGTACATAGAATGAATTTTGGAGCAGTTGATAAAAAGACTcgttttttcaattcccCGAAGATAAACCTAGATCTTAGAGATTTCGTTAGAAATTATCTAGTAAAAGGAATCGAATCCCCTTTACAGCAAATGAGAGCtgtttatatttatgtCTCGGAACACGTCTCGTATGTCGATCACTCTGCAAATGGAAAATCGTTTCGCTCGGCTCGAGATGTCTATCTGTCTGGAAAGGGAACTCCACTTGAAGTTGCGTTACTAGTAAAGGAAATGCTACAAGGCTTGGATATATGGTGTGAAGTCATTGAAGGATATCTCAAATCGCCAGACGACATTTACTATACTAGAGATATTAAAGTGAACCATGCTTGGAATGTCGTTACATTCAATGATGAAGTCCGCCTACTGGATGCCAGTTTTGCGAGCCCCACACATCCACAGCAGGTTTTAAAATCTTCGGTTGccaataatttttattttttaatgaaaccCAATGAATGCCTATATACACATGTTCCTGAGAATCCGGATCAGCAGTTCATAATGCCGGACTTGCCGATGCCAATTGTTATGGCTTTACCATGGGTTTCATCTGTATATTTCGACTCAGGTTTGCGTCTTCGCAGTTATGAATCCAGCATCCTTCATCTTTCTGATTACCAATTCTTGCAGATTGATGTAGAGGCTCCAAAGGAAATTGAGTGTGTTGCTGAGGTCGATAACTTTAGTTCACCGCCCTCTGCACCAGATTTTTCTAAATCTCACAAGCACGTCTTAGTTCAAACtttcttggaaaagaagaatttgcGAGTAGTCAGAATTAAAGCAATGATGCCTTTGAATAGTAAATTAGCTGTGTTACGAATATACGCCGGCCGTACTGGAGTGGCTAGTCCAGCCAAGACAGTACCTCATCCGATGGCTGTATCCATTCCTTTTGCTCACCATGGAAAGAACAAAGCATTTGAGTTTTTAAGTCGATATCCTATACCCCAATGCCCGAATGTTGatttatatatttcttCTCCTCAGTGCGGTATACTACGCGCTGGAGTTAAGTATGACTTTTGTATCACTGCTTACTCTTCCAGCGAAACAGAAATCCTTACAACTAAGTTAGCAATTCAAACGCCGACCGGTAGCATTCTACGGTTGCATGaagaattttcaaatgatcGCATCACCCGTTCCGTTCTTTCATCAGCCATTAATGAAACTGGAGAATACCGAGCTTTAATATTAGctgaaaaaattggaagGTGGGTGGTTTATGCCACTTGGAAAGGTGTTTAA
- a CDS encoding palmitoyl-(protein) hydrolase yields the protein MSFLKNCLPSNAHGQVIAAKEQTFNVIIMMHGLGDSEHSFAHAAKNIPLPNTSYISLRGVYKLPLDYGTPVGNWMWGEDVHFDTNGDLESEADFSKCLSVLRELIKRIIDQGILSTRIFFFGFGQGGMAALYCASQLASIYQFGGVFSFGGKLPLAMTLPSTPFLTSVYFFEKRKNRSIDDYEEGRLKKTFRSVQMICWNRDEKTDMPSSPNEWFIFVEAISKKLYVHNKLYENAIQLS from the coding sequence ATGTCGTTCCTTAAAAATTGTTTGCCTTCGAATGCTCATGGTCAAGTTATTGCTGCAAAGGAGCAGACATTTAATGTAATTATCATGATGCATGGATTAGGAGACTCAGAACACAGTTTTGCACATGCTGCAAAGAATATCCCTTTACCGAATACATCGTATATTTCTTTACGAGGAGTGTATAAGCTTCCTCTTGATTATGGTACACCAGTGGGCAATTGGATGTGGGGAGAAGATGTTCATTTTGATACGAACGGGGATTTAGAGTCTGAAGcagacttttcaaaatgcCTTTCAGTTCTTAGGGAATTAATCAAGCGCATCATTGATCAGGGAATACTTTCAACGcgcattttcttttttggttttggacAAGGTGGTATGGCAGCTTTGTATTGCGCGTCGCAGCTGGCCTCAATATATCAATTCGGTggtgttttttcttttggcGGAAAACTACCGTTAGCTATGACATTACCCTCAACCCCCTTTCTTACTTCTGTGTATTTCTTTGAGAAACGTAAAAATAGGAGTATTGATGACTATGAAGAAGGCCGGCTGAAGAAAACCTTCCGGTCTGTACAAATGATATGCTGGAACAGAGATGAAAAAACAGACATGCCTTCTTCTCCCAATGAATGGTTTATTTTCGTAGAAGCGATCAGCAAAAAACTATATGTGCACAATAAGCTATACGAAAACGCTATACAATTGTCatag